The Paraburkholderia acidisoli genome contains a region encoding:
- a CDS encoding pyrimidine 5'-nucleotidase produces the protein MTDSRPNRRRRPRRVARTTAAPGFRAPVWLFDLDNTLHGASRAIFPAINAGMTQYIIDALGISREHADHLRTSYTQRYGATLLGLARHHPVDPHDFLKVVHTFDDLPAMLHAERGLARLLAALPGRKIVFTNAPEVYARAVLAALGIERVFERVIAVENMRSPRGHWRAKPDRAMLRGKLREAGVALRDAILVEDTRSHLKDYRRLGIRTVWITGHLPAHVRGTGRPHYVDRRIRSLKSLKPGLQPRRSK, from the coding sequence ATGACCGACTCACGCCCGAACCGCCGGCGCAGGCCGAGACGCGTCGCTCGCACGACCGCCGCCCCGGGCTTCCGTGCCCCTGTCTGGCTCTTCGATCTCGACAACACGCTGCACGGCGCGTCCCGCGCGATCTTTCCCGCCATCAACGCGGGCATGACGCAGTACATCATCGATGCGCTGGGCATTTCGCGCGAGCACGCCGACCATCTGCGCACGAGCTACACGCAGCGCTACGGCGCAACGCTGCTCGGTCTCGCGCGCCATCATCCCGTCGATCCGCATGACTTCCTCAAGGTCGTGCACACCTTCGACGACCTGCCCGCGATGCTGCATGCCGAGCGCGGTCTCGCGCGTCTTCTCGCCGCACTGCCGGGCCGCAAGATCGTCTTCACCAACGCGCCCGAGGTCTATGCGCGCGCGGTGCTCGCGGCGCTCGGCATCGAGCGCGTGTTCGAGCGCGTGATCGCCGTGGAAAACATGCGCAGCCCGCGCGGGCACTGGCGCGCCAAGCCCGACCGCGCGATGCTGCGCGGCAAATTGCGCGAAGCGGGCGTGGCGCTGCGCGACGCGATTCTCGTCGAAGACACGCGCAGCCATTTGAAGGACTATCGCCGGCTCGGTATCCGCACCGTGTGGATCACGGGCCATTTGCCCGCGCATGTGCGCGGCACCGGTCGGCCGCACTATGTCGATCGTCGCATTCGTTCGCTAAAATCGCTGAAACCAGGCCTGCAGCCGCGACGCTCGAAGTAA
- a CDS encoding cysteine-rich CWC family protein yields the protein MTAPRPPADALKSVRCPRCGAAFDCGRHTEPFDCWCKALPAVPAGRLDPRGRCLCPECLAEALMPAPGGLGASGEVPPPR from the coding sequence ATGACGGCTCCCCGTCCCCCCGCCGACGCCTTGAAAAGCGTGCGCTGCCCGCGTTGCGGCGCCGCGTTCGATTGCGGCCGCCATACCGAGCCGTTCGACTGCTGGTGCAAGGCGCTGCCGGCTGTCCCCGCCGGCCGGCTCGATCCGCGCGGCCGCTGTTTGTGCCCCGAATGTCTCGCCGAGGCGCTCATGCCCGCGCCGGGCGGCCTCGGTGCATCGGGCGAAGTGCCGCCGCCGCGCTGA
- the metW gene encoding methionine biosynthesis protein MetW: MNQSAFDSLSARPDFRTIARWIEPRAKVLDLGCGDGSLLSLLSEELECTGYGIEINDAGVLASVKNGINVIQQNLEDGLRLFEDASFDFAILSQTLQTIHQTAAILRETARVGKECIVSFPNFGYWPHRLSVLRGRMPVSKSLPYQWHNTPNVRVLTVKDFEALAPEVGIEILDRAVLHGGQTVRWGVNWRGSLAVYRVRKK; encoded by the coding sequence ATGAACCAGAGCGCATTCGACAGTCTTTCCGCCCGTCCCGACTTTCGCACCATCGCGCGCTGGATCGAACCGCGCGCCAAGGTGCTCGACCTCGGTTGCGGCGACGGCTCGCTGCTCTCGCTGCTCAGCGAGGAGCTGGAGTGCACGGGCTACGGCATCGAGATCAACGACGCGGGCGTGCTCGCCTCGGTAAAGAACGGCATCAACGTGATCCAGCAGAATCTGGAAGACGGCCTGCGCCTGTTCGAAGACGCGAGCTTCGACTTCGCGATCCTCTCGCAAACGCTGCAGACCATTCACCAGACCGCCGCGATCCTGCGCGAGACGGCGCGCGTGGGCAAGGAATGCATCGTCTCGTTCCCGAATTTCGGCTACTGGCCGCACCGGCTTTCGGTGCTGCGCGGGCGCATGCCGGTCTCGAAGTCGCTGCCCTACCAGTGGCACAACACGCCGAACGTGCGCGTGCTCACGGTGAAGGATTTCGAGGCGCTCGCGCCCGAGGTCGGTATCGAAATTCTCGATCGCGCCGTGCTGCATGGGGGCCAGACCGTGCGATGGGGCGTGAACTGGCGTGGTAGTCTTGCGGTCTATCGCGTGAGAAAAAAATGA
- the slmA gene encoding nucleoid occlusion factor SlmA — MQPTETREAVTAVDSAGNAIPGEGRRATRPKPGERRIHILQTLASMLEAPRGEKITTAALAARLGVSEAALYRHFASKAQMYEGLIDFIEQTLFGLINQIVEKEPGGVQQARAIALMLVNFAARNAGMTRVLTCEALVGEHERLAERVNQLLDRVEASLRQCLRVELAQEAERRAEAGTTGSGAPVPGEAQRAAPAGKSGPANDAAIRANLVIRYVIGCWHRYAQSGFARSPSEHADEQIRIMLQ; from the coding sequence ATGCAGCCGACCGAAACGCGTGAAGCAGTCACCGCAGTTGATTCCGCGGGCAACGCCATACCGGGCGAGGGCCGTCGCGCCACGCGCCCGAAGCCAGGCGAGCGCCGCATCCACATTCTCCAGACGCTCGCCTCCATGCTCGAGGCGCCGCGCGGCGAGAAGATCACCACGGCCGCGCTGGCCGCGCGTCTCGGCGTGTCCGAGGCCGCGCTGTATCGCCATTTCGCCAGCAAGGCGCAGATGTACGAGGGGCTGATCGACTTCATCGAGCAGACGCTGTTCGGCCTCATCAACCAGATCGTCGAAAAAGAACCGGGCGGCGTGCAACAGGCGCGCGCGATCGCGCTGATGCTCGTGAACTTCGCGGCGCGCAACGCCGGCATGACGCGCGTCTTGACCTGCGAGGCGCTGGTGGGCGAGCACGAACGGCTCGCCGAGCGCGTGAACCAGTTGCTCGATCGCGTGGAGGCTTCCCTGCGCCAATGTCTGCGCGTCGAACTCGCGCAGGAGGCGGAACGCCGCGCGGAGGCTGGCACAACCGGTTCGGGCGCCCCGGTTCCGGGCGAAGCGCAGCGCGCGGCGCCGGCGGGCAAGAGCGGCCCGGCCAACGACGCGGCGATTCGCGCGAACCTCGTGATCCGCTATGTGATCGGCTGCTGGCATCGCTATGCGCAAAGCGGTTTCGCGCGCTCGCCGAGCGAACACGCCGACGAGCAGATCCGCATCATGCTTCAGTAA
- a CDS encoding M48 family metallopeptidase, with product MLTRMLVLAAALPAWRVALAADNPAATSATSAAAALPSSADAPSVNSAASAITGANPGTMPSTNAGAGSSPAATSAPAAAIAPNTGRVVRFGNSAVYRNLIPSPMLEAQAASEFNEIVRGAAHSNRLYADSDPRVQRVRAFVDRLAPYALKWSDRVKNWKWEVAVIRSTDIRMYCLPGGKIVVYGGLLDRVKLNDNEFGMLLGHEIAHAVREHVRERLGEQQAAQIESGSVPQLFGLADLGVFPLGIGSQLVEMHYGRADETEADVIGGDIAARAGFDPRAALTLWDKLAVATRADRDQGFIYVHPYTPARRADIAKRLADMMPLYAKAIGKPLDALPDYEGMAAPQRRKLAGQ from the coding sequence GTGCTGACCCGAATGCTGGTGCTGGCCGCCGCGCTGCCCGCGTGGCGCGTGGCGCTCGCCGCCGACAACCCCGCCGCCACGAGCGCGACCAGTGCGGCAGCCGCGTTGCCGTCGAGCGCCGATGCACCTTCGGTCAACAGCGCCGCCAGCGCGATCACGGGCGCGAACCCGGGCACCATGCCGAGCACGAATGCCGGCGCCGGTTCCAGCCCGGCCGCGACCAGCGCGCCCGCCGCCGCCATCGCGCCGAACACCGGCCGCGTCGTGCGCTTCGGCAACAGCGCCGTGTATCGCAACCTGATTCCCTCGCCGATGCTGGAGGCGCAGGCCGCCTCCGAATTCAACGAAATCGTGCGCGGCGCGGCCCATTCGAACCGTCTTTATGCCGATAGCGACCCGCGCGTGCAGCGCGTGCGCGCGTTCGTCGACCGGCTTGCGCCGTATGCGCTCAAGTGGAGCGATCGCGTCAAGAACTGGAAGTGGGAAGTCGCGGTGATCCGCTCGACGGACATCCGCATGTACTGCCTGCCGGGCGGCAAGATCGTCGTGTACGGCGGCCTGCTCGACCGCGTGAAGCTCAACGACAACGAATTCGGCATGCTGCTCGGCCACGAGATCGCGCATGCGGTGCGCGAGCACGTGCGCGAACGCCTCGGCGAGCAACAGGCCGCGCAGATCGAATCGGGCAGCGTGCCGCAGTTGTTCGGTCTCGCCGACCTCGGCGTGTTTCCGCTCGGGATCGGCTCGCAACTGGTGGAAATGCACTACGGCCGCGCCGACGAAACCGAAGCCGACGTGATCGGCGGCGACATCGCCGCGCGCGCCGGTTTCGACCCGCGCGCGGCGCTCACGCTGTGGGACAAACTCGCGGTGGCCACGCGCGCCGACCGCGATCAGGGCTTCATCTACGTGCATCCGTACACGCCCGCGCGCCGCGCCGACATCGCCAAACGGCTCGCGGACATGATGCCGCTCTACGCCAAGGCCATCGGCAAACCGCTCGACGCGCTGCCCGACTACGAAGGCATGGCCGCGCCGCAACGGCGCAAGCTCGCCGGGCAATGA
- a CDS encoding exodeoxyribonuclease III — MFRVITANLNGIRSAAKKGFFEWFGEQKADVLCVQEIKCSQDDMTPEFLAPHDFKGYFQHAVKKGYSGAGVYSRHEPDDVIIGFGSAEFDPEGRYVETRYGKLSVISVYVPSGSSGEERQAAKYRFMDEFMPHLAELAQEREVIVCGDVNIVHKEIDIKNWKGNQKNSGCLPEERAWLTKLFDDVGYVDVFRTLDTRAEQYTWWSNRGQAYAKNVGWRIDYQIATPGVGHTAKKTSIFKDIKFSDHAPLTIDYDYKVKG, encoded by the coding sequence ATGTTCCGTGTGATCACCGCGAATCTGAACGGCATCCGTTCGGCGGCGAAGAAGGGCTTTTTCGAGTGGTTCGGCGAGCAGAAAGCCGACGTGCTCTGCGTGCAGGAAATCAAGTGCTCGCAGGACGACATGACGCCCGAATTTCTCGCGCCGCACGACTTCAAGGGCTATTTCCAGCATGCGGTGAAGAAGGGCTACAGCGGCGCGGGCGTGTACTCGCGCCACGAGCCGGACGACGTGATCATCGGCTTCGGCAGCGCCGAATTCGATCCCGAAGGCCGCTATGTGGAAACGCGTTACGGCAAGCTCTCGGTGATCTCGGTGTACGTGCCGTCGGGGTCGAGCGGCGAGGAGCGCCAGGCCGCGAAGTACCGCTTCATGGACGAATTCATGCCGCATCTGGCCGAACTCGCGCAGGAGCGGGAAGTGATCGTGTGCGGCGACGTGAACATCGTCCACAAGGAAATCGACATCAAGAACTGGAAGGGCAACCAGAAGAACTCGGGTTGCCTGCCCGAAGAGCGCGCGTGGCTCACGAAACTGTTCGACGACGTGGGTTATGTGGACGTGTTCCGCACGCTCGACACGCGCGCCGAGCAGTACACGTGGTGGAGCAACCGCGGTCAGGCCTACGCGAAGAACGTGGGGTGGCGTATCGATTACCAGATCGCCACGCCGGGCGTCGGGCACACGGCGAAGAAAACGTCGATCTTCAAGGACATCAAGTTCAGCGACCACGCGCCGCTGACGATCGACTACGACTACAAGGTGAAGGGCTGA
- a CDS encoding tetratricopeptide repeat protein codes for MQIKSDGNEILALLSEVVAEEPGNANAWINLARVLPTDTDIARPLEAARKALTLAPQSPLALNNYAMACKEAQLWDEARRAALGACQYAPNDPTQRLNLAMTQLLRRDYAKGWPGHETRWEGSSELASGRPVFPKPEWRGEPLAGRTLLVWGEQGMGDLLQFCRYLPMLAERVHREGGRLVWNSFPQMGALLSRSLGAHCDRYCVGGPVENLPPYDYEISLLSLPLLFGTVDATIPGPVGYLKADARAAAGWRERLAGEKRLKVGLAWTGSLTHKRNPFRRVGLEAYAKHFGALQDVAAFYSLQPGADDDVAAARAAGFEVTDFSAQWRDFDETAAFVESLDLVISVCTSAAHLAGALGKTAWVLLDVNPHWVWQLERSDSPWYPHTTLYRQKAFREWEPVLARVSADLAALAKAPRTV; via the coding sequence ATGCAAATCAAATCTGATGGCAACGAAATCCTGGCATTGCTGAGCGAAGTCGTCGCGGAAGAACCCGGCAACGCGAATGCGTGGATCAATCTCGCGCGCGTGCTACCCACCGACACCGACATCGCCCGGCCGCTCGAGGCGGCGCGCAAGGCGCTAACCCTGGCGCCGCAGAGCCCGCTCGCGCTCAACAACTACGCCATGGCCTGCAAGGAAGCGCAGTTGTGGGACGAAGCCAGGCGCGCCGCCCTTGGCGCCTGCCAGTATGCGCCGAACGACCCCACGCAGCGCCTGAACCTGGCGATGACCCAGCTCCTGCGCCGCGATTACGCCAAAGGCTGGCCGGGCCACGAGACACGCTGGGAAGGCTCGAGCGAACTGGCCTCGGGCCGGCCCGTGTTCCCGAAGCCCGAATGGCGCGGCGAGCCGCTCGCGGGCCGCACGCTGCTCGTGTGGGGCGAACAGGGCATGGGCGACCTGCTGCAGTTCTGCCGCTATCTGCCGATGCTCGCCGAACGCGTGCATCGCGAAGGCGGCCGGCTGGTCTGGAATTCGTTCCCGCAGATGGGCGCGCTCCTCTCGCGCAGCCTCGGCGCGCACTGCGACCGGTATTGCGTGGGCGGTCCCGTGGAAAACCTGCCGCCCTACGATTACGAAATCTCGCTGCTGAGTCTCCCGCTGCTATTCGGTACCGTGGATGCGACGATTCCCGGTCCGGTGGGTTATCTCAAGGCGGATGCGCGGGCGGCCGCGGGCTGGCGTGAACGTCTCGCGGGAGAAAAGCGGCTCAAGGTCGGGCTCGCATGGACAGGCAGCCTCACGCACAAACGCAACCCGTTCCGGCGCGTCGGGCTCGAGGCCTATGCGAAGCACTTCGGCGCGCTGCAAGACGTGGCGGCGTTCTATTCGCTGCAGCCGGGTGCCGACGACGATGTTGCGGCGGCGCGCGCGGCGGGCTTCGAGGTGACCGATTTCAGCGCGCAATGGCGCGATTTCGACGAGACGGCGGCGTTCGTCGAATCGCTCGATCTGGTGATCTCGGTGTGCACGTCGGCGGCGCATCTGGCGGGCGCGCTGGGCAAAACCGCGTGGGTGCTGCTCGACGTGAATCCACATTGGGTCTGGCAACTCGAACGCAGCGACAGCCCGTGGTATCCGCACACGACGCTGTATCGGCAGAAAGCGTTCCGCGAGTGGGAGCCGGTGCTCGCGCGCGTGAGCGCCGATCTGGCGGCGCTGGCGAAGGCACCGCGCACCGTGTGA
- the metX gene encoding homoserine O-succinyltransferase MetX — MESIGIVAPQTLHFDAPLQLQNGTALAGYDLVVETYGTLNAARSNAVLVCHALNASHHVAGVYADNPKDVGWWDNMVGPGKPLDTNRFFVIGVNNLGSCFGSTGPMSRDPATGQPYGAKFPVVTVEDWVDAQARVADRFGIDKFAAVMGGSLGGMQALAWSLRYPDRLGHCIVIASTPKLSAQNIAFNEVARSAILSDPDFHGGDYYAHGVVPRRGLRVARMIGHITYLSDDDMAEKFGRALRRAEGAVDAYNFNFDVEFEVESYLRYQGDKFADYFDANTYLLITRALDYFDPAKTYDGDLTRALAHTKAKYLVASFATDWRFAPARSRELVKALLDHKRQVTYAEIDAPHGHDAFLLDDARYHNVVRAYYERIAAEVGA, encoded by the coding sequence ATGGAATCGATCGGTATCGTCGCTCCTCAAACCCTGCATTTCGACGCGCCGCTGCAATTGCAGAACGGCACGGCGCTGGCCGGTTACGACCTCGTGGTCGAGACCTACGGCACGCTCAACGCCGCACGCAGCAACGCCGTGCTCGTCTGTCACGCGCTCAACGCCTCGCATCACGTCGCGGGCGTGTACGCGGACAACCCGAAAGACGTTGGCTGGTGGGACAACATGGTCGGGCCCGGCAAGCCGCTCGACACCAACCGCTTCTTCGTGATCGGCGTGAACAATCTCGGCTCGTGCTTCGGCTCGACCGGCCCGATGAGCCGCGACCCCGCCACGGGCCAGCCCTACGGCGCGAAGTTTCCGGTCGTGACCGTCGAGGACTGGGTGGACGCGCAGGCGCGCGTGGCCGATCGCTTCGGCATCGACAAATTCGCGGCGGTGATGGGCGGCAGCCTCGGCGGCATGCAGGCGCTCGCGTGGAGCCTGCGCTATCCCGACCGCCTCGGCCATTGCATCGTGATCGCCTCCACGCCCAAGCTCTCGGCGCAGAACATCGCGTTCAACGAAGTGGCGCGCTCGGCCATTCTCTCGGACCCCGACTTCCACGGCGGCGACTACTACGCGCACGGCGTGGTGCCGCGCCGCGGCCTGCGCGTCGCGCGCATGATCGGCCACATCACCTATCTTTCCGACGACGACATGGCCGAGAAGTTCGGCCGCGCGCTGCGCCGCGCCGAAGGCGCCGTCGACGCGTACAACTTCAACTTCGACGTGGAATTCGAGGTGGAGTCGTACTTGCGCTATCAGGGCGACAAGTTCGCCGACTACTTCGACGCCAACACGTATCTGCTGATCACGCGCGCGCTCGATTACTTCGATCCGGCCAAGACCTACGACGGCGACCTCACGCGCGCGCTCGCGCACACGAAGGCGAAATACCTCGTGGCGAGCTTCGCGACCGACTGGCGTTTCGCGCCCGCGCGCTCGCGCGAGCTCGTGAAGGCGCTGCTCGACCACAAGCGTCAGGTGACCTACGCCGAGATCGACGCGCCGCACGGCCACGACGCCTTCCTGCTCGACGACGCGCGCTATCACAACGTCGTGCGCGCTTACTACGAACGCATTGCCGCTGAGGTGGGCGCATGA
- the argB gene encoding acetylglutamate kinase: MSEPIDLSQIAPTLKAEILAEALPYIRQYHGKTVVIKYGGNAMTEERLKQGFARDVILLKLVGINPVIVHGGGPQIDTALKKIGKQGTFIQGMRVTDEETMEVVEWVLGGEVQQDIVTLINHFGGHAVGLTGKDGGLIHARKLMMPDRDNPGQYVDIGQVGEVEAINPAVVKALQDDAFIPVISPIGFGEDGLSYNINADLVAGKLAVVLNAEKLVMMTNIPGVMDKAGTLLTDLSAREIDALFEDGTISGGMLPKIASALDAAKSGVRSVHIIDGRIEHSVLLEILTEQPFGTMIRSH; the protein is encoded by the coding sequence ATGTCCGAGCCTATCGACCTTTCGCAGATCGCGCCCACCCTGAAAGCCGAAATCCTTGCCGAGGCGCTGCCGTATATTCGCCAGTACCACGGCAAGACCGTCGTCATCAAATACGGCGGCAACGCCATGACCGAAGAGCGCCTCAAGCAAGGCTTCGCGCGCGACGTGATCCTGCTGAAGCTCGTCGGCATCAACCCGGTCATCGTGCACGGCGGCGGCCCGCAGATCGACACGGCGCTCAAGAAGATCGGCAAGCAGGGCACCTTCATCCAGGGCATGCGCGTCACCGACGAGGAAACCATGGAAGTCGTCGAGTGGGTGCTCGGCGGCGAGGTGCAGCAGGACATCGTCACGCTGATCAACCATTTCGGCGGCCACGCGGTCGGCCTGACCGGCAAGGACGGCGGCCTGATCCACGCGCGCAAGCTCATGATGCCGGACCGCGACAATCCCGGTCAGTACGTGGACATCGGCCAGGTGGGCGAAGTCGAGGCGATTAATCCGGCGGTCGTGAAGGCGCTTCAGGACGACGCGTTCATTCCGGTGATCTCGCCGATCGGTTTCGGCGAAGACGGTCTCTCGTACAACATCAACGCCGACCTCGTGGCGGGCAAGCTCGCGGTGGTGCTCAACGCCGAAAAGCTCGTGATGATGACGAACATCCCCGGCGTGATGGACAAGGCCGGCACGCTGCTGACCGACCTTTCGGCGCGCGAGATCGACGCGCTGTTCGAAGACGGCACGATCTCGGGCGGCATGCTGCCGAAGATCGCCTCGGCGCTCGACGCGGCGAAGAGCGGCGTGCGCTCGGTGCACATCATCGACGGCCGTATCGAGCATTCGGTGCTGCTCGAAATCCTGACCGAGCAGCCGTTCGGCACGATGATCCGCTCGCACTGA
- a CDS encoding PPK2 family polyphosphate kinase yields MPKTPNSDAKLDARVNALLDDYRVPFFGDKKAQKFALDALDPGAKPFSTGSKDSDRDRLSDIGNRLDVQQERLHAQRHQRVLLVLQGMDTSGKDGTIRGVFHEVDPLGLRIVPFRAPTAIEAAHDFLWRVHAQTPAAGELAIFNRSHYEDVLVPRVMEQIDQAECERRYRQIREFEAMLAENGTTIVKCMLHISKDEQKRRLQARIDDETKHWKFDLSDLEARQHWDAYQAAYRDLLAATSTECAPWYVVPADSKTHRNVMVAELLLRLMEGLKLEYPPGKPELKGVKVD; encoded by the coding sequence ATGCCGAAAACCCCGAACTCCGACGCGAAACTCGACGCGCGCGTGAACGCGCTGCTCGACGACTACCGCGTGCCGTTTTTCGGCGACAAGAAAGCGCAGAAGTTCGCGCTCGACGCGCTCGATCCGGGCGCGAAGCCGTTCTCGACGGGCAGCAAGGACAGCGACCGCGACCGTCTTTCCGACATCGGCAACCGGCTCGACGTGCAGCAGGAACGCCTGCACGCGCAGCGTCATCAGCGTGTGCTGCTGGTGCTGCAAGGCATGGACACGAGCGGCAAGGACGGCACGATCCGCGGCGTGTTCCACGAAGTGGATCCGCTCGGGCTGCGCATCGTGCCGTTTCGCGCGCCCACGGCCATCGAGGCGGCGCACGACTTTCTCTGGCGCGTGCACGCGCAGACGCCGGCCGCCGGCGAACTTGCGATCTTCAATCGCAGCCATTACGAAGACGTACTGGTGCCGCGCGTGATGGAGCAGATCGATCAGGCCGAATGCGAGCGCCGCTATCGCCAGATTCGCGAGTTCGAAGCCATGCTCGCGGAGAACGGCACGACCATCGTGAAGTGCATGCTGCACATCTCGAAGGACGAGCAGAAGCGCCGCCTGCAGGCACGCATCGACGACGAAACGAAGCACTGGAAGTTCGATCTCTCCGACCTCGAGGCGCGCCAGCACTGGGACGCGTACCAGGCCGCGTACCGCGATCTGCTCGCGGCCACCTCCACCGAATGCGCGCCGTGGTACGTGGTGCCCGCCGACTCCAAGACGCATCGCAACGTGATGGTGGCCGAGCTGCTGCTGCGCCTCATGGAAGGCCTCAAGCTCGAATATCCGCCGGGCAAGCCCGAACTGAAGGGCGTGAAGGTCGACTGA
- a CDS encoding AmpG family muropeptide MFS transporter: MPNPPHEARSLDAHESHPGWRAYLNTHMLICVFLGFTSGLPLFTLVYLVQAWLRSEGVNLKEIGLFALIQFPYTWKFVWAPLMDRYVPRLPGWKPGRRRGWMLVTQILVAFAIGTLGYVSPKDSIWTVAALTALVAFFGASQDIAIDAYRRELLRDTEQGLGNAVHVNAYKIAALVPGSLALILSDHLPWSTVFVVTAAFMIPGMLMTLVVREPEVHGAPPKNLREAIAQPFVEFVRRDGLAAALFVLAFIFLYKLGDTMATTLSTSFFLDIGFSRTEIGVIAKMTAFGASLAGGIVGGVALVKIGIGRGLWIFGFLQMISTLGFAWLAQLHDGSASLAAIYDVVLGASHAVAAVAHVFGANLQLALDPRAAALALVYGFETFATGLTLAAFTAYIASTTDPRYTATQFALFTSLASVPRTLASAASGYVVARIGWFDYFIVCTALAVPGMLLLIRIAPWRIRS, from the coding sequence ATGCCGAATCCGCCGCACGAGGCACGCTCTCTCGACGCTCACGAATCCCATCCCGGCTGGCGTGCGTATCTGAATACGCACATGCTGATCTGCGTCTTTCTCGGCTTCACGTCGGGATTGCCGCTCTTCACGCTCGTGTATCTGGTGCAGGCGTGGCTGCGCTCGGAAGGCGTGAATCTCAAGGAAATCGGCCTGTTCGCGCTGATCCAGTTTCCCTACACGTGGAAGTTCGTCTGGGCGCCGCTCATGGACCGCTACGTGCCGCGTCTGCCGGGCTGGAAGCCGGGCCGCCGGCGCGGCTGGATGCTCGTCACGCAAATCCTCGTGGCATTCGCGATCGGCACGCTCGGCTATGTCTCGCCGAAGGACTCGATCTGGACCGTGGCCGCGCTCACGGCGCTCGTGGCGTTCTTCGGCGCGAGCCAGGATATCGCCATCGACGCGTATCGCCGCGAACTGCTGCGTGACACCGAGCAGGGCCTCGGCAACGCCGTGCATGTGAACGCGTACAAGATCGCCGCGCTCGTGCCCGGCTCGCTCGCGCTGATCCTCTCCGACCATCTGCCGTGGAGCACGGTGTTCGTCGTCACGGCCGCGTTCATGATTCCCGGCATGCTCATGACGCTCGTGGTGCGCGAGCCCGAAGTGCACGGCGCGCCGCCCAAAAACCTGCGCGAGGCGATTGCGCAGCCGTTCGTCGAATTCGTGCGCCGCGACGGGCTCGCGGCCGCGCTGTTCGTGCTCGCGTTCATCTTCCTCTACAAGCTCGGCGACACGATGGCCACCACGCTCTCGACGTCGTTCTTCCTCGACATCGGCTTCTCGCGCACCGAGATCGGCGTGATCGCCAAGATGACGGCGTTCGGCGCGAGCCTCGCGGGCGGCATCGTGGGCGGCGTGGCGCTCGTGAAAATCGGCATCGGACGCGGGCTGTGGATCTTCGGTTTCCTGCAGATGATCTCGACGCTCGGCTTCGCGTGGCTCGCGCAGTTGCACGACGGCTCGGCGTCGCTCGCGGCTATCTACGACGTGGTGCTCGGCGCGAGTCACGCGGTGGCCGCCGTGGCGCACGTGTTCGGCGCGAATCTGCAGCTCGCACTCGATCCGCGCGCGGCGGCGCTCGCGCTGGTGTACGGCTTCGAGACCTTCGCGACCGGTTTGACGCTCGCCGCGTTCACCGCCTATATCGCCAGCACCACCGACCCGCGCTACACGGCCACGCAGTTCGCGCTCTTCACGAGCCTCGCCTCGGTGCCGCGCACGCTCGCCTCGGCCGCGAGCGGCTACGTGGTCGCCCGCATCGGCTGGTTCGACTACTTCATCGTCTGCACGGCACTCGCCGTACCGGGTATGCTCCTGCTCATCCGTATCGCCCCGTGGAGAATCCGGTCGTGA